Proteins encoded within one genomic window of Nonomuraea gerenzanensis:
- a CDS encoding metallophosphoesterase, translating to MFVLIFVALVLLAHWYLWHRLVRQATRPGRVRKVLTWSLVALLAVLVTTFVGTRMGLESWVAWPGYIWLAVMFYLVVILVVLEVPRGVAAYLLRRVERRERASEPVAPPAPVAAGTVAEPAEPAEPAEPAEPVAAVAAPVAVVADTAAEPIAVVAGGEPPALSRRLFLGRATAAVAGVGALGTVGYGMSSALGDPVIERVKVTLPKLDPRLSGLRFAVVSDIHLGPLTGIGHTERIVRMINGLEADVVAIVGDLVDGTVAQLGALARPLRSLESRYGAYFVTGNHEYFTAAGPGEWIEELKELGVRSLRNERVEIAHQGAVLDLAGVNDVGGAAGGDGPDFAKALGGRDTSRSTVLLAHQPIQVAQAAGHGVDLQLSGHTHGGQIAPFNLVVGLQQPVVSGLATVDGTQVYVTRGAGFWGPPVRVGAPPEITLLELRA from the coding sequence GTGTTCGTCCTGATCTTCGTGGCTCTGGTGTTGCTGGCGCACTGGTACCTGTGGCATCGGCTGGTGCGCCAGGCGACCCGTCCTGGGCGGGTGCGCAAGGTGCTGACCTGGAGTCTGGTCGCGCTGCTCGCGGTGCTCGTGACGACGTTCGTGGGCACGAGGATGGGGCTGGAGAGCTGGGTGGCCTGGCCGGGGTACATCTGGCTGGCGGTGATGTTCTACCTGGTCGTGATCCTTGTGGTGCTGGAGGTGCCGCGCGGGGTGGCCGCGTACCTCCTGCGCAGGGTGGAGCGGCGCGAGCGGGCGTCCGAGCCGGTCGCGCCGCCTGCGCCCGTCGCGGCGGGTACGGTGGCCGAGCCGGCCGAGCCGGCCGAGCCGGCCGAGCCGGCCGAGCCGGTGGCGGCGGTCGCGGCGCCTGTCGCGGTGGTGGCGGATACGGCGGCTGAGCCGATCGCGGTGGTGGCGGGCGGTGAGCCGCCGGCCCTGAGCAGGCGGCTCTTCCTCGGGCGGGCCACCGCCGCCGTCGCGGGGGTCGGCGCGCTGGGCACGGTCGGGTACGGCATGTCGAGCGCGCTCGGTGACCCGGTGATCGAACGGGTCAAGGTCACGCTGCCGAAGCTGGACCCGCGGCTGAGCGGCCTGCGGTTCGCCGTGGTGAGCGACATCCACCTGGGCCCGCTCACGGGGATCGGCCACACCGAGCGGATCGTCCGGATGATCAACGGGCTGGAGGCCGACGTGGTGGCGATCGTGGGCGACCTCGTGGACGGGACGGTGGCCCAGCTCGGTGCGCTGGCGCGGCCGTTGCGGAGCCTGGAGTCCCGCTACGGGGCCTATTTCGTGACCGGCAACCACGAGTACTTCACCGCCGCGGGCCCGGGCGAGTGGATCGAGGAGCTCAAGGAGCTCGGCGTACGCTCGCTGCGCAACGAACGGGTGGAGATCGCTCACCAGGGAGCCGTGCTGGATCTGGCGGGCGTGAACGACGTCGGCGGCGCCGCCGGCGGCGACGGGCCCGACTTCGCCAAGGCGCTCGGCGGGCGCGACACCAGCCGCTCCACGGTGCTGCTCGCGCACCAGCCGATCCAGGTGGCCCAGGCCGCCGGGCACGGCGTCGACCTGCAGCTTTCCGGGCACACGCACGGCGGGCAGATCGCGCCGTTCAACCTGGTGGTGGGGCTGCAGCAGCCGGTGGTGTCGGGGCTGGCCACGGTGGACGGCACGCAGGTGTACGTGACCAGGGGCGCGGGCTTCTGGGGGCCTCCGGTGCGCGTGGGGGCGCCGCCCGAGATCACCTTGCTGGAATTGCGTGCTTGA
- the topA gene encoding type I DNA topoisomerase, which translates to MPAKNGSAGGTRLVIVESPAKAKTIAGYLGRGYIVESSIGHIRDLPERADDIPEKFKGAPWARLGVNVEHGFEPLYVVNHDKRSQVAKLRQLLKDADELYLATDEDREGEAIAWHLREVLKPKVPVHRMVFHEITPQAIRDAVANPRDLNLRLVDAQETRRILDRLYGYEVSPVLWKKVKPKLSAGRVQSVATRLVVERERERIAFTPAHYWDLQALFDTNKPEERPRDFTATLTGVDGKRVAQGRDFASTGQLKSGADVLHLTEAAAGELAGRLQGVSFAVKSVERKPYTRKPYAPFRTTTLQQEASRKLGFSAKYTMQVAQRLYENGFITYMRTDSITLSETAVAAARSQAIKLYGASYVPDKPRVYASKVKSAQEAHEAIRPSGEEFRTPGETGLSGDMFRLYELIWQRTVSSQMKDAVGESITVKVGGRSSAGENVEFSASGRTITFYGFLKAYVEGADDPSTDRDDSEKRLPNLAEGDALSVTRLDVAGHSTKPPARYTEASLVKELEDREIGRPSTYASIIGTILDRGYVFKKGTALVPSFLAFAVVNLLEQHFGNLVDYDFTAEMEKVLDDIANDRAERVPELQRFYYGADGDEGLKEMVTDLGDIDAKEISSFPVKGTDIVLRVGRYGPYLDRDGARVNVPEDMTPDELTAEKAEELFSRPTGDRQLGQDPVTGHMIVAKDGRYGPYVTEVLPEPAADEDAPKRRTKKADAPKPRTSSLFKSMSLDTITLDDALKLLSIPRVVGELEGQEVVAHNGKFGPYLKKGTDSRSLASEEALLTVTIEQAKELFAQPKQRGRGRAAAAAPLRELGDDPNSKKPVVVKEGRFGPYVTDGETNASLRKGDTVEDITIERAAELLAERRERAPAPKKTTTKSTTRKAPAKKAPAKKPATKS; encoded by the coding sequence GTGCCAGCCAAGAACGGCAGCGCCGGCGGAACACGCCTGGTGATCGTCGAGTCGCCGGCCAAGGCGAAGACCATCGCCGGGTACCTCGGGCGCGGCTACATCGTCGAATCGAGCATCGGTCACATCCGCGACCTGCCGGAGCGGGCCGACGACATCCCCGAGAAGTTCAAGGGCGCGCCATGGGCCCGCCTCGGGGTGAACGTCGAGCACGGGTTCGAGCCGCTGTACGTCGTCAACCACGACAAACGCTCGCAGGTCGCCAAGCTGCGGCAGCTGCTCAAGGACGCCGACGAGCTCTACCTCGCCACCGACGAGGACCGCGAGGGCGAGGCCATCGCCTGGCACCTGCGCGAGGTGCTCAAGCCCAAGGTGCCCGTGCACCGCATGGTGTTCCACGAGATCACCCCGCAGGCGATCCGAGACGCCGTGGCCAACCCGCGCGACCTCAACCTCCGCCTGGTGGACGCCCAGGAGACGCGGCGCATCCTCGACCGGCTCTACGGCTACGAGGTCAGCCCCGTCCTGTGGAAGAAGGTCAAGCCGAAGCTGTCGGCCGGCCGGGTGCAGTCGGTGGCGACGCGGCTGGTGGTGGAGCGCGAGCGGGAGCGCATCGCGTTCACCCCCGCCCACTACTGGGACCTGCAGGCGCTGTTCGACACGAACAAGCCGGAGGAGCGCCCGCGCGACTTCACCGCCACGCTGACCGGGGTCGACGGCAAGCGGGTGGCGCAGGGGCGCGACTTCGCCAGCACCGGGCAGCTCAAGAGCGGCGCCGACGTGCTGCACCTGACGGAGGCCGCCGCGGGCGAGCTGGCAGGGCGGCTCCAGGGGGTCTCGTTCGCGGTCAAGTCGGTCGAGCGCAAGCCGTACACGCGTAAGCCGTACGCGCCGTTCCGGACGACCACATTGCAGCAGGAGGCCAGCCGGAAGCTGGGCTTCTCCGCCAAGTACACGATGCAGGTCGCGCAGCGGCTGTATGAGAACGGGTTCATCACCTACATGCGTACCGACAGCATCACGCTGTCGGAGACGGCGGTGGCGGCCGCGCGGTCGCAGGCGATCAAGCTGTACGGCGCCTCGTACGTGCCCGACAAGCCGCGCGTCTACGCCAGCAAGGTCAAGAGTGCGCAGGAGGCGCACGAGGCGATCAGGCCGTCGGGCGAGGAGTTCCGCACGCCGGGCGAGACCGGGCTGTCGGGCGACATGTTCCGGCTGTACGAGCTGATCTGGCAGCGCACCGTGTCGTCCCAGATGAAGGACGCGGTCGGCGAGTCGATCACGGTGAAGGTGGGCGGCAGGTCGTCGGCCGGCGAGAACGTCGAGTTCAGCGCGTCCGGTCGCACGATCACGTTCTACGGCTTCCTGAAGGCGTACGTGGAGGGGGCCGACGACCCCTCGACCGACCGCGACGACTCCGAGAAGCGGCTGCCGAACCTGGCGGAGGGCGACGCGCTGAGCGTGACGCGGCTCGACGTGGCCGGCCACTCGACCAAGCCGCCGGCGCGCTACACCGAGGCGTCGCTGGTCAAGGAGCTGGAGGACCGGGAGATCGGCCGGCCCTCGACGTACGCCTCGATCATCGGCACCATCCTCGACCGCGGTTACGTGTTCAAGAAGGGCACGGCGCTGGTGCCGTCGTTCCTGGCGTTCGCCGTGGTCAACCTGCTGGAGCAGCATTTCGGGAACCTGGTCGACTACGACTTCACGGCCGAGATGGAGAAGGTGCTCGACGACATCGCCAACGACCGGGCGGAGCGGGTGCCGGAGCTGCAGCGCTTCTACTACGGCGCCGACGGCGACGAGGGTCTCAAGGAGATGGTCACCGACCTGGGTGACATCGACGCCAAGGAGATCAGCTCGTTCCCGGTCAAGGGCACCGACATCGTGCTGCGGGTCGGTCGGTACGGGCCGTACCTCGACAGGGACGGCGCGCGCGTCAACGTGCCCGAGGACATGACGCCCGACGAGCTGACGGCGGAGAAGGCCGAGGAGCTGTTCTCGCGGCCGACCGGTGACCGGCAGCTCGGTCAGGACCCGGTGACGGGGCACATGATCGTGGCCAAGGACGGGCGCTACGGGCCGTACGTGACGGAGGTCCTGCCTGAGCCGGCCGCCGACGAGGACGCCCCGAAGCGGCGGACGAAGAAGGCCGACGCGCCCAAGCCGCGCACCAGCTCGCTGTTCAAGTCGATGTCGCTGGACACGATCACGCTGGACGACGCACTCAAGCTGCTGTCGATCCCGCGGGTCGTGGGTGAGCTGGAGGGCCAGGAGGTCGTCGCGCACAACGGGAAGTTCGGCCCGTACCTGAAGAAGGGCACCGACTCCCGCTCGCTGGCCTCGGAGGAGGCGCTGCTGACGGTCACGATCGAGCAGGCCAAGGAGCTGTTCGCGCAGCCCAAGCAGCGCGGGCGGGGCCGGGCGGCGGCTGCCGCGCCGCTGCGCGAGCTGGGCGACGACCCCAACTCCAAGAAGCCGGTCGTGGTCAAGGAGGGGCGTTTCGGGCCTTACGTGACCGACGGCGAGACGAACGCGTCGCTGCGCAAGGGTGACACGGTCGAGGACATCACGATCGAGCGGGCGGCGGAGCTGCTGGCCGAGCGGCGTGAGCGGGCGCCGGCGCCCAAGAAGACGACGACGAAGAGCACCACGAGGAAGGCGCCTGCCAAGAAGGCTCCGGCGAAGAAACCTGCGACGAAGTCCTGA
- a CDS encoding DUF5703 family protein, with translation MLDYSYMDIFIPRDLTREAARQLLTEHAEYGKWELARVRVHPDGSRHVRLRRKIMRVRSTL, from the coding sequence GTGCTCGACTACTCCTACATGGATATCTTCATTCCACGCGATCTCACTCGCGAAGCAGCACGTCAACTGCTCACCGAACACGCAGAGTACGGGAAGTGGGAGCTCGCGCGCGTCCGCGTGCACCCCGACGGCAGCCGCCACGTACGCCTGCGGCGTAAGATCATGCGAGTACGCAGCACCCTATGA
- a CDS encoding chaplin family protein, translating into MRTWAKATSPAALLAVAVMSFGAGGTALADTSGNGSVAGGNQVDLPISVPIDISGNSAAAIGKSEATSQGGAEVINQGRPGIPNDTSGNGSVGGGNQVNAPISVPVNACGNAVSLIGKSDAGCKGGATVRTQGRGGAGGNQTSGNGSVLGGNQISAPISAPINACGNALAIFGDATAGCVGGSAVHNTGQGVGGNRTSGNGSVLGGNQVVAPISAPINICGNSVAVVGRAFSGCRGGSTVTNNGGPGQRYFARHQAAGSTGNDTDGRFGAGSGNQVVAPVSLPIDVCGNAAGNASAGCKGGSKVEHSGSGGNRTSGTGGVLSGNQAVAPISAPIDVCGNAAAVLGHAFAGCKGGATVRKSGRNAGGNRTSGAGGVLSGNQAVAPIAAPINVCGNAAAVLGLSHARCRGGAGVWAHHGIGGGGNRTSGAGGVLSGNQAVAPIAAPVNICGNAAAVLGDAAAGCLGGSHVGTPGFERPDGFERFARANSKVAAAKGGLLPITPSLPVLGGAQEVGGKVGEVTQQVQQLGSAAELAKRVPGVSTVAKQAEGYGNVAEVTKQLEGVGNVTGQLPAVEDASRTFGLPQLPELPGLPVSPEQPKRTAMSAPSDGKGRATSRSASPLAPATDLVASTPAGGAVSSATRSLPVPDVGLMSAAQPAGVTGMNTGSVLALLLGSMLAASATMFATARRFRFGRK; encoded by the coding sequence ATGCGTACGTGGGCAAAGGCAACGAGCCCCGCGGCCCTGCTGGCCGTGGCCGTCATGTCGTTCGGGGCCGGCGGCACCGCGCTGGCCGACACCTCCGGCAACGGGTCCGTCGCCGGCGGCAACCAGGTCGACCTGCCGATCTCCGTGCCGATCGACATCAGCGGCAACTCCGCCGCCGCCATCGGCAAGTCGGAGGCCACCTCCCAGGGCGGCGCCGAGGTCATCAACCAGGGCCGTCCCGGCATCCCCAACGACACCTCGGGCAACGGCTCCGTCGGCGGCGGCAACCAGGTGAACGCGCCGATCAGCGTCCCGGTCAACGCCTGCGGCAACGCGGTCTCGCTGATCGGCAAGTCCGACGCGGGCTGCAAGGGCGGGGCCACCGTCCGTACCCAGGGCAGGGGCGGCGCGGGCGGCAACCAGACCTCCGGCAACGGCAGCGTGCTCGGCGGCAACCAGATCTCCGCGCCCATCTCCGCGCCGATCAACGCCTGCGGCAACGCACTGGCGATCTTCGGTGACGCGACGGCCGGGTGTGTCGGCGGCTCGGCCGTGCACAACACCGGGCAGGGCGTGGGCGGCAACCGTACGTCCGGCAACGGCAGTGTGCTCGGCGGGAACCAGGTCGTCGCGCCCATCTCGGCGCCGATCAACATCTGCGGCAACTCGGTCGCGGTGGTCGGGCGGGCCTTCTCCGGCTGCCGCGGCGGCTCGACCGTCACCAACAACGGTGGCCCCGGCCAGCGCTACTTCGCCCGCCACCAGGCCGCCGGATCGACGGGCAACGACACCGACGGGCGCTTCGGGGCCGGCAGCGGCAACCAGGTGGTCGCCCCGGTCAGCCTGCCGATCGACGTCTGCGGGAACGCCGCGGGGAACGCGTCCGCCGGGTGCAAGGGCGGCTCGAAGGTGGAGCACTCGGGCTCCGGCGGCAACCGCACCTCCGGTACGGGCGGCGTGCTCAGCGGCAACCAGGCGGTCGCGCCCATCAGCGCCCCCATCGACGTCTGCGGGAACGCCGCGGCCGTGCTCGGTCACGCGTTCGCCGGATGCAAGGGCGGCGCGACCGTCCGCAAGTCCGGCAGGAACGCGGGCGGCAACCGCACCTCGGGCGCCGGTGGCGTGCTGAGCGGCAACCAGGCGGTCGCGCCGATCGCGGCGCCGATCAACGTCTGCGGCAACGCGGCGGCGGTGCTCGGCCTCTCCCACGCCCGTTGCAGGGGCGGGGCGGGCGTCTGGGCGCACCACGGCATCGGCGGGGGCGGCAACCGTACCTCGGGCGCCGGTGGCGTGCTGAGCGGCAACCAGGCGGTCGCGCCGATCGCCGCGCCGGTCAACATCTGCGGCAACGCGGCGGCCGTCCTGGGTGACGCCGCCGCCGGATGCCTCGGCGGCTCGCACGTCGGCACGCCCGGGTTCGAGCGCCCTGACGGGTTCGAGCGCTTCGCCCGCGCCAACAGCAAGGTCGCGGCGGCCAAGGGCGGGCTGCTGCCCATCACGCCCAGCCTGCCGGTGCTGGGCGGCGCCCAGGAGGTCGGCGGCAAGGTCGGCGAGGTCACCCAGCAGGTGCAGCAGCTCGGCAGCGCGGCCGAGCTGGCCAAGCGGGTGCCGGGCGTGAGCACCGTCGCCAAGCAGGCGGAGGGCTACGGCAACGTCGCCGAGGTCACCAAGCAGCTCGAAGGGGTGGGGAACGTCACCGGGCAGCTGCCCGCCGTCGAGGACGCCTCCAGGACGTTCGGCCTGCCGCAGCTCCCCGAGCTGCCCGGCCTGCCCGTGAGCCCCGAGCAGCCGAAGCGGACGGCGATGTCCGCCCCGAGCGACGGCAAGGGCCGCGCCACCTCGCGCTCGGCCTCCCCGCTGGCCCCGGCCACCGACCTGGTCGCCTCCACCCCGGCCGGCGGCGCGGTGTCCTCGGCCACCCGCAGCCTGCCCGTGCCGGACGTCGGCCTGATGAGCGCCGCGCAGCCCGCCGGCGTGACCGGCATGAACACCGGCTCGGTGCTCGCGCTTCTGCTCGGCTCGATGCTCGCCGCCTCGGCGACGATGTTCGCGACGGCCCGCCGGTTCCGGTTCGGCCGTAAGTAA
- a CDS encoding haloalkane dehalogenase: MTTTDPQDLRILRTPESRFADLPDYPFEPHYLTVDGGRLRMHYLDESPEHPSGETVLLLHGNPSWSYLYRHVIPPLVQAGHRCVAIDLIGFGKSDKLVDRHVYTYDRHLGWLREAVLDRLGLREVTLVCHDWGGALGLPLLAAHPERFRRVVASNTGLSTGDEDLGAGWPMMASWLQSSQRTYPFLPSAIVQAMTVTESGPEVLAAYDAPYPDESYVTGVRQFPLLIPISPEDAYTPVLRAAWEVLERLELPFLCAFSDQDHVTRGDHSALSGRIPGARGLVHPTIAGAGHFLQEDAGVELAAVVDRFIRATSSAACVP; this comes from the coding sequence ATGACCACGACAGACCCCCAGGACCTGCGCATCCTGCGCACCCCGGAGTCGCGCTTCGCCGACCTCCCTGACTACCCCTTCGAACCGCACTACCTCACCGTGGACGGCGGCCGGCTGCGGATGCACTACCTGGACGAGTCGCCCGAGCACCCCTCGGGCGAGACCGTCCTGCTGCTGCACGGCAACCCGTCGTGGAGCTACCTGTACCGGCACGTCATCCCGCCGCTCGTCCAGGCCGGGCACCGCTGCGTGGCCATCGACCTGATCGGGTTCGGCAAGTCGGACAAGCTCGTGGACCGGCACGTGTACACCTACGACCGGCATCTGGGCTGGTTGCGGGAGGCCGTGCTGGACCGGCTGGGCCTGCGGGAGGTGACCCTGGTCTGCCACGACTGGGGCGGGGCGCTCGGCCTCCCCTTGCTGGCCGCCCATCCGGAACGGTTCCGGCGCGTGGTTGCCAGCAACACCGGACTGAGCACCGGGGATGAGGACCTCGGGGCCGGCTGGCCGATGATGGCTTCCTGGCTGCAGTCGAGCCAGCGCACCTATCCGTTCCTGCCGTCGGCCATCGTGCAGGCGATGACTGTCACCGAGTCGGGCCCCGAGGTGCTGGCTGCTTACGACGCGCCCTATCCGGACGAGTCGTATGTGACGGGGGTGCGGCAGTTTCCCCTGCTCATCCCGATTTCTCCGGAGGATGCGTACACGCCGGTGCTGCGGGCGGCCTGGGAGGTGCTGGAAAGGTTGGAGCTGCCGTTTCTGTGTGCGTTCAGCGATCAGGACCACGTCACCCGCGGGGACCACAGCGCGCTCAGCGGGCGCATCCCCGGTGCTCGTGGCCTGGTCCATCCCACCATCGCCGGTGCTGGTCACTTTCTGCAGGAGGATGCGGGGGTGGAGCTCGCCGCGGTCGTCGACCGGTTCATCCGGGCGACGAGCTCGGCCGCGTGCGTGCCGTGA
- a CDS encoding alpha/beta fold hydrolase, translating to MTLPYDINGHGPAVLLLHAGVCDRRMWDPQWQPLADAGFQVIRCDLRGFGQSPLPAQPYSNSGDLLDLLDSLGLDQVTLIGSSYGGKVAVETAAAHPDRVAALILLAAALPGREPTPERRALGDREDALVEAGDLAAAAQLMVETSLGPDAGEDAKRLVREMQLRAYELQLAEGVAGPVKPEVDPAGITMPCLAVSGAHDLPDFRDTATFLPAARHVELPWAGHLPSMERPAEVTDLIVSFLRETSGTSPSA from the coding sequence ATGACTCTCCCCTATGACATCAACGGCCACGGACCTGCGGTGTTGCTGCTCCACGCCGGAGTGTGCGACCGGCGGATGTGGGATCCCCAGTGGCAGCCCCTGGCCGATGCGGGCTTCCAGGTGATCCGCTGCGACCTGCGCGGCTTCGGCCAGAGCCCGCTGCCGGCGCAGCCGTACAGCAACTCGGGCGACCTGCTGGACCTGCTGGACAGCCTTGGCCTCGACCAGGTGACCCTGATCGGCTCCTCCTACGGCGGGAAGGTGGCCGTGGAGACCGCAGCCGCCCATCCCGACCGGGTGGCGGCACTGATCCTGCTCGCCGCCGCCCTGCCCGGCCGCGAGCCCACCCCCGAGCGGCGCGCGCTGGGGGATCGCGAGGACGCGCTCGTCGAGGCGGGCGACCTCGCCGCGGCCGCGCAGCTCATGGTCGAGACCTCGCTCGGCCCCGACGCGGGCGAAGACGCCAAGCGACTGGTACGCGAGATGCAGCTGCGGGCCTACGAGCTGCAACTGGCCGAGGGCGTGGCAGGACCGGTCAAGCCCGAGGTCGACCCGGCGGGCATCACGATGCCGTGCCTGGCCGTGTCAGGCGCCCACGACCTGCCCGACTTCCGCGACACCGCCACCTTCCTGCCCGCCGCCCGCCACGTCGAGCTGCCCTGGGCCGGTCATCTGCCGAGCATGGAACGACCGGCCGAGGTCACCGACCTCATCGTCTCGTTCCTGCGCGAGACGTCCGGGACGAGCCCGTCCGCCTGA
- a CDS encoding PP2C family protein-serine/threonine phosphatase: MGGEPQEGAFDGFLGRLGAEDLQRLQESLGQIRDLHDRMKHLLEAVLAISSELELNAALRTIVEVSADLVDARYGALGVLDEDGQFADLFTCGVSQEVYDAIGRMPTTHGLLGELVAHPRPMRVDDLQAHPAFREFPAGHPVMRTLLGTPVLVRGTVYGNMYFADKRTGGPFTGDDERIIAALASAAGVAIENARLYDRLRRSTEDFQRSLLPDLPDMPDPSGLHACARYRPSSSLPKIGGDWYDVIILPDGVPCLMVGDVMGHDLKSATIMSRISTMLRVITYEQCEPPSYILRRLDEVLHGLHGGPMATVLLGRLEPCPGSGRRLCWSSAGHPPPLLVPADGPAHYLRADGGHPLGVTTDLSRPDHAQLIPVGSTLLLYTDGLVEDPAHSLDDGLDSLAHRASDLRHLPLEEMCDQLLRHRGDHFTDDVALLALRIGPCAPVMSAG; the protein is encoded by the coding sequence GTGGGAGGGGAGCCGCAAGAGGGCGCGTTCGACGGATTCCTGGGGCGGCTGGGCGCCGAGGACCTGCAGCGGCTGCAGGAGAGCCTCGGCCAGATCCGCGACCTGCACGACCGGATGAAGCACCTGCTGGAGGCCGTGCTGGCGATCAGCTCGGAGCTGGAGCTGAACGCGGCGCTGCGCACCATCGTGGAGGTCTCGGCCGACCTGGTGGACGCCCGCTACGGCGCCCTCGGCGTGCTGGACGAGGACGGCCAGTTCGCCGACCTGTTCACATGCGGAGTCTCGCAGGAGGTGTATGACGCCATCGGCCGCATGCCGACCACCCACGGCCTGCTCGGCGAGCTGGTGGCCCACCCCCGCCCCATGCGCGTGGACGACCTGCAGGCCCACCCGGCCTTCCGCGAGTTCCCCGCCGGGCACCCGGTGATGCGGACGCTGCTGGGCACGCCCGTCCTGGTGCGCGGCACCGTCTACGGCAACATGTACTTCGCCGACAAGCGCACCGGCGGCCCGTTCACCGGCGACGACGAACGCATCATCGCGGCCCTGGCCAGCGCGGCCGGCGTCGCCATCGAGAACGCCCGCCTCTACGACCGCCTCCGCCGCAGCACCGAGGACTTCCAGCGCAGCCTGCTCCCGGACCTGCCGGACATGCCCGACCCATCCGGCCTGCACGCCTGCGCCCGCTACCGCCCCTCCAGCTCCCTGCCCAAGATCGGCGGAGACTGGTACGACGTGATCATCCTGCCCGACGGCGTCCCCTGCCTCATGGTCGGCGACGTGATGGGGCACGACCTGAAGTCGGCCACCATCATGAGCCGGATCAGCACCATGCTGCGGGTGATCACCTACGAGCAGTGCGAGCCGCCCTCGTACATCCTGCGCCGGCTGGACGAGGTGCTGCACGGCCTGCACGGCGGCCCGATGGCCACCGTCCTGCTGGGCCGCCTGGAGCCGTGCCCCGGCTCCGGCAGGCGGCTGTGCTGGAGCAGCGCCGGCCACCCGCCCCCGCTCCTGGTCCCCGCCGACGGCCCCGCCCACTACCTGCGCGCCGACGGCGGCCACCCGCTGGGCGTCACCACCGACCTGTCCCGCCCGGACCACGCCCAGCTCATCCCCGTCGGCTCCACCCTGCTCCTCTACACCGACGGGCTCGTCGAAGACCCCGCGCACAGCCTCGACGACGGCCTCGACAGCCTGGCCCACCGAGCCTCGGACCTGCGCCACCTCCCCCTGGAGGAGATGTGCGACCAGCTCCTGCGCCACCGCGGCGACCACTTCACCGACGACGTGGCCCTGCTCGCCCTGCGCATCGGCCCCTGCGCCCCGGTAATGTCTGCCGGATGA
- a CDS encoding acyl-CoA dehydrogenase family protein: MSDTPRLHRAGTTLLDRARDLRTLIEREAGRAETEGKLTAPVVDALHEAGVYGCWVPEPLGGAELSPRELLGLFEELTYADASTGWVVMATTLENGTAGAYLGEDAVERLFKGPRMPLIAGQGTRPGLAVRQEGGFRLSGRWSFASGMYHAQYAHSAAAVEGTDEVRIFITPMEDVTMLGNWDVLGLRATGSVDYTIDGAFVPESQSHDFRTTEPLRGGAIYRLGLLDQALICHSGWALGIGRRLLDELAGYAAARSGRPGQLAGSDAFHAGFARAEASFRAAAALIRQTWDGVERTLDEGGRLSTRQETMVRLALNHITSTVTEVAGFVYASGGTTALRDGLIQRLFRDAQAGAAHVLCGPQALRECGRELAGLAQGQSWAVLELLDI; the protein is encoded by the coding sequence ATGAGTGACACGCCGCGACTGCACAGAGCCGGCACGACCCTGCTGGATCGGGCTCGCGACCTGCGTACGCTGATCGAACGCGAGGCGGGCCGGGCCGAGACGGAGGGGAAACTGACCGCGCCCGTCGTGGACGCCCTGCACGAGGCGGGCGTCTACGGCTGCTGGGTGCCGGAGCCGCTCGGGGGCGCCGAGCTGTCCCCCCGGGAGCTGCTCGGCCTCTTCGAGGAGCTGACGTACGCCGACGCCTCGACGGGCTGGGTCGTCATGGCCACCACCCTGGAGAACGGCACGGCGGGCGCCTACCTGGGTGAGGACGCCGTGGAACGCCTCTTCAAGGGCCCCCGCATGCCGCTGATCGCGGGCCAGGGCACCCGGCCGGGCCTCGCCGTACGGCAGGAGGGCGGGTTCCGCCTGAGCGGGCGGTGGAGCTTCGCCTCGGGGATGTATCACGCGCAGTACGCCCACAGCGCCGCCGCCGTCGAGGGCACCGACGAGGTACGGATCTTCATCACCCCGATGGAGGACGTCACGATGCTCGGCAACTGGGACGTCCTGGGCCTGCGTGCCACGGGCAGCGTCGACTACACCATCGACGGGGCGTTCGTGCCGGAGTCGCAGTCCCACGACTTCCGCACGACCGAGCCGCTGCGCGGCGGCGCGATCTACCGCCTCGGGCTGCTCGACCAGGCGCTGATCTGCCACTCGGGCTGGGCGCTCGGCATCGGGCGGCGGCTGCTGGACGAGCTGGCCGGGTACGCGGCCGCGCGCAGCGGGCGGCCCGGCCAGCTCGCCGGCAGCGACGCCTTCCACGCCGGCTTCGCCCGCGCCGAGGCGAGCTTCCGCGCGGCTGCGGCGCTGATCAGGCAGACCTGGGACGGCGTGGAGCGCACGCTGGACGAGGGCGGGCGGCTCAGCACCAGGCAGGAGACGATGGTGCGGCTCGCGCTCAACCACATCACCTCGACGGTGACCGAGGTGGCCGGGTTCGTCTACGCCTCGGGTGGCACCACGGCGCTGCGCGACGGGCTGATCCAGCGGCTGTTCAGGGACGCGCAGGCGGGTGCCGCACACGTCCTGTGCGGGCCGCAGGCGCTGCGGGAGTGCGGGCGGGAGCTGGCGGGGCTCGCCCAGGGCCAGTCGTGGGCGGTGCTCGAGCTCTTAGACATTTAG